In Callospermophilus lateralis isolate mCalLat2 chromosome 15, mCalLat2.hap1, whole genome shotgun sequence, the genomic stretch aattttaaagaaagtaattcaaatggaaatgtcctTTTTCACAGGAGAACTTACTAAAGATCAAGTTATTCAAACTTTGAAGTCATCTTCTTTGTTCTGAATTATACAAAAATCGAGGTTTTATTACACAAAGTAGAGTGCAGTCAGTTAAGAAACCTTATGTATGTTATGCAAGTTCAGTCTATGAAATGTTAAAGCACAGTGTAGGTCAGAGAATGTTTATAGTGGAGAAACCCTATGAAGCTAAAGAATATGGGAACATCTCTAGAAGTCAGTCCTCAGAGCAACTTAGAAAATACATAGCACAAAAAAAAGCATTAAAAGTCCtattattaatgaatttggaactttctaTTTAGGAACAGAGAACTCACAAAACATCAGAAAACTCATAACCAGGAGGAAACTTATGAATGTAACCAATGCGGAAAATCCTTCTGCCAAAAGTCTGCCCTCATAGTGCATCGACATACACATTACAAGAACAAATCCTATGAATGTGAAAAATGTGGGAAATCTTTCTCTATAAATGAAGACCTCATAAAACATCAGAAAATTCACACCAGAGATAAAACCTATGAATGTAAAGAATGTAAGAAAATTTTCTACCACCTATCATCTCTTAGTAGACATCTGAGAACCCATGCAGGGGAGAAACCCTATGAATGTAATCAGTGTGAAAAATCTTTCTATCAGAAACCACACCTCACAGAACATCAGAAAACACACACAGGGGAGAAACCCTTTGAGTGTACTGAATGTGGGAAGTTCTTCTATGTGAAGGCATACCTCATGGTACATCAGAAAACACATACAGGGGAAAAACCTTTTGAGTGTAAGGAATGTGGGAAAAACTTTTCTCAGAAGTCACACCTCACAGTACATCAAAGAACACACACAGGAGAGAAACCATATAAATGTAAGGAATGTGGGAAATTCTTTTCTAGAAATTCACACCTCAAAACTCATCagaggactcacacaggagaaaaACCTTATGAATGTAAGGAATGTGGTAAATGCTTCTACCAGAAGTCAGCCCTCACAGTACATCAGCGAACTCATACAGGGGAAAAACCCTTTGAATGTAATAAATGTGGTAAAAACTTTTACTATAAATCAGACCTCACTAAACATCAAAGAAAACACACAGGAGAGAAACCCTATGAATGCACAGAATGTGGTAAATCATTCTCTGTGAATTCAGTCCTCAGATTACATCAAAGGACTCATACAGGAGAGAAACCCTATGAATGCAAGGAATGTGGGAAATCTTTTTCTCAGAAGTCACATTTTACCATACATCAGAGAAAGCACACAGGGGAGAAACCCTATGAGTGTCAGGAGTGTGGGGACACCTTTATCCAGAAGTCACAACTCAATGCACATCAGAAGACACATACACGGAAGGGAAAAGCTGACAAATAATATGAGTTGAGAATTTCTGTCTAAATTTATCCTTCAATGTTATCAGATAATTTACACAAGAGAAACCTCATGAGTATCATCAATGAGGGAAAAATTTCAGCCACAATCTTTGCTCATAGAATATCAGCAAATGCATGGAGAGAAATTCTATAAATTTATTAGGGAGAAATTTTTACCACCCAGTAGACTATTAAATATCAGACAATACAGATGGCAAAACTCTACAAActataaaatatgaagaaaaaatatttatttcagaagttgtattttattttacatcaTCACATAAGAGAAAtcctataagtaaataaatgtcaAGATGTTTTTTAACAGAACAGTCAGCACTTTACATCCAAAGCTAACATGTATAAGAAACTCCTATGAATATCCTGAGTATTCATAAGTCTTTTTCACACAAGTTGCACTTATTAGAGAACTCAAGGGAGATAACTGCAAAGTTTGTAACAGGTATAGAAGCCTTTATTAAACAATGGATATTTCAATGAATGTCATGTCATTGATAATTTGAAtaatatttctataaatatttgAGAGATTTTCAACAAAATTTCAAGTAATTTCTACTGATGGAAGCAGGCAAAAATGAATATTCCAAGggatttgattttctttttaaataaacctgcAAATGTCCACAGATGTGaagctttttaaaaagcaaacataaATTGAGTAATCAGACAACATCATTAAACACACATGAAGGGTCTTTTAGTATGTGGGACTTTTGTGTGCATGTGATTGTGCTACAAAACATAACTTGTAGAAGTTGGACATGCAAGTAGAACCCATCCGTAATTGTACATAGAAAAACATGTAACCTTAGTTCAATAACTGTTACGTGTAGGAGGACGTGTCACATTATCTGAGCTGAGCAGTGATTCTTGTTGATACGATATGTATTGTAGTGTAATACTCTGTATTTTTCTTAGTGCATCTTTTTCTACCATTTCCTGGCACTTATAACAATTATATAGCCATTGTTACTGAACTAACACTTTAAAATGAAGCTGAAATGTTCTTGTAAAATGTTCAGCTGTCTTATGGTCAGCCAAATTTTGGAGTAGGGGCACATTTATTTTTAGCAAAAGTCTGAGCTGCCTTTAAAGCAGCTGACAACACTAACGTGTATTATACTCTATATAATAGAAATAAATAGTGCTATGTAAGAAATATAATTATCTTACTGTTGGTGTTTTAGCAGAGTGTATGTAATTATCTGTGCTTGTATTTTGTATGAGAGTCTTAAATGTTCTCCGAAACCTTTTTTTCACTAGTAGAAGCAACATGGCATAACAGTTAAGAGTGAGGACTCTAGGCTACTAGCCTAGGCCTAGATTCCAGCAAAGGGGTCATGTCACTCACctccctgtgcctcagtttcttttatGTAAGAGTAGTGATAGTAACATCTTAATATTGCTTTGAGGTTGAAGTGAGTTAATATTTTAAAGCACTTAGAATAGTGTCTGAGACACAAGAACTATATATTAGATATTATAGTAattataatgtgtatttcttgaaTTATCCTATAAAAAATAATGTTGGCAACCCAACACTCATCTCCCACCTTATTGCTTCCAGTgccttggtttggtttggttgttTGTTTTCCCAGTGATTCTGAAAGAGATCCTGATTAGGCTAGGCCAGTGGTTGGCAAACCACAGCCCATCTGCCAGATCTGGGCCACTGCCCATTTTTGTGCAAGCTGATAaaagttttttattattattattattaaatggcTGAAGAAACTTACAGAATATTTTGGGACACATGCAAATTATATGATATTCAAATTTCAGTGTCCATAGAGCACTTTGAGAacacaaatacaaataaaaacccaTTTCTTTATGTTTTTCCTTGCCTGTGGTTGCCTTCACCAGTAGAGTTTAGTAGTTGTGACAGACCATATGGCCCACAGAACCTAAGACATTTACTACTTGGCACTTTACAAAATAAGTTTTCTGTTATGTAGAGCTGAAAACATTGCAGCCAATGTAAATGTATACTTTTATACATGAAATGTGATTCAGAAATGATGTAAACAGCAATTTGTGGGTGGATGTTTTTgtgcattatatttattttatgcattATATTTATATGTTTAAAAACCTAAGCTTAGaagtatttttttcaaaaaaatgtgttttttactttctgtattgacataaaatcaaaacaaatttaCTGATGGAGTGTAAGAAACATATATGAAATAAACTTTGCCTAAATTGAATTGTATTGTTAATTGATCCTTTCCTAcagtatttctttattttcttccaagTCAATGAACAGTTTTCCCCATGTTGTTTTATAGTTTGCTCACTATCCCATCACAAGTTACCATCTCTGTGTTATATTTGACATAACCTAATGACAGAAATTTGTAATACCTAACTCTAATAGCTGTGTTATTAGTAACCTATAAAATTATTACTTGTATTTACTATATAAATGATTATTAACTTAAGGTAGTTcagcttagattttttttttactttatgatgGTATGAATGCAATACACATTCAGTAGAAATCATACttcaagttttaaatttttatcttctCTCAGGCTATTAACATGAGGTATAATATTCCTTCCTATCACTAAGCAGCAGAAGCAAATCAACAGCAATCAGTCAGCCACACGGTcacaggataaaaaaaaaaaatgtgttggtaAGCTATAGTATTCAGTAGGTTaggtattttaaattcatttttgacTTGATATTTTCAACTTAAAATGGGCTCTTGGGATATAACCCCAATGTAAGTCAAGCAGCATCTGTAACTGCCAGTTGCTGCTCTAATCTAAATGCCACTAGCACCTTACTTCCCCTTCCTAATATAGATGACTTTTTGATGTTGAACTTCTTAAGCATACATCACTCTAATTTGTCTGATGAACACTTAATATGGTATTTAGTGATTGCTTATATTTTAAGAAGGACATACTTTGTACTTACTGCTATAACTTTTGTACACTATGGTAAAATATTATCAATATCTCTTTCTACTCAAACCATCTATGAGAGGTTTAGGCACGGGCATGCATTTAGGGTTATTCTTTATTGCAACCTATTGTAAAAGAAAAGACATTTTCTAAATCCCTCAAGCTTCTCCACCAAAAAATAAGTTAATTAGTACTTTCTTGGGATAACTATGGCAAATCTGTTATTAAGAATAAAGTCTGTACTGATAAGAACACTTAAAAATAGACTATAGCTGATGAGAATATGATATTTCTATTCTACAAATTCAATCCTGAGACTATTTCTTGGCCAGTCTCAAATCACAAATTATTAACCACCAAAATTGATAAGAGAACTGATGAGACATTGATAGCAGTTAATCCAATACAATCTCTCACTAGTACATGTGTTCATGAAGGTTAACCATTCTGCAACATCTCCACTTCTCTCAGAGCCAACCAACAAAAACTTTCATTCAGaccatgcctttttttttttaacttaggattgaacccaggggcacttttatCACTAAACTTTATCCccacacctttttattttttttattttaagacagattcTAGGTTggtgagggcctcactaagtttctaaggCTGACTTGAGCTTGCAATGCTCCTGCTTCAGACCATGCTTTTAAAGTGAGCaagtaagtcaagcctcagtccagtgAATGTATTTTTATGACTGATTAGTCCCTCAACATTATTGCTTCTGAAAACCCCGCCAATCCATGAATCCCCTTGTTCCCTAAATCCCATATCATTTTATGCTTTGTTTTACTGTGATATACAAGTACATCCCATTGGTCTACAACTTGCTTTGGCTTCA encodes the following:
- the Znf25 gene encoding zinc finger protein 25 isoform X2, producing MNKFKGPVTFKDVTVEFTREEWKLLTPAQRTLYKDVMLENYNHLVSVGYRVSKPNLVFKLKQGKEPWVLEVEFPRRRCPEELWNDHGAKYQKSQAGNSRNRELTKHQKTHNQEETYECNQCGKSFCQKSALIVHRHTHYKNKSYECEKCGKSFSINEDLIKHQKIHTRDKTYECKECKKIFYHLSSLSRHLRTHAGEKPYECNQCEKSFYQKPHLTEHQKTHTGEKPFECTECGKFFYVKAYLMVHQKTHTGEKPFECKECGKNFSQKSHLTVHQRTHTGEKPYKCKECGKFFSRNSHLKTHQRTHTGEKPYECKECGKCFYQKSALTVHQRTHTGEKPFECNKCGKNFYYKSDLTKHQRKHTGEKPYECTECGKSFSVNSVLRLHQRTHTGEKPYECKECGKSFSQKSHFTIHQRKHTGEKPYECQECGDTFIQKSQLNAHQKTHTRKGKADK
- the Znf25 gene encoding zinc finger protein 25 isoform X1, with protein sequence MSRVHQDYVRVINGQGPVTFKDVTVEFTREEWKLLTPAQRTLYKDVMLENYNHLVSVGYRVSKPNLVFKLKQGKEPWVLEVEFPRRRCPEELWNDHGAKYQKSQAGNSRNRELTKHQKTHNQEETYECNQCGKSFCQKSALIVHRHTHYKNKSYECEKCGKSFSINEDLIKHQKIHTRDKTYECKECKKIFYHLSSLSRHLRTHAGEKPYECNQCEKSFYQKPHLTEHQKTHTGEKPFECTECGKFFYVKAYLMVHQKTHTGEKPFECKECGKNFSQKSHLTVHQRTHTGEKPYKCKECGKFFSRNSHLKTHQRTHTGEKPYECKECGKCFYQKSALTVHQRTHTGEKPFECNKCGKNFYYKSDLTKHQRKHTGEKPYECTECGKSFSVNSVLRLHQRTHTGEKPYECKECGKSFSQKSHFTIHQRKHTGEKPYECQECGDTFIQKSQLNAHQKTHTRKGKADK